From the Pseudarthrobacter sp. MM222 genome, one window contains:
- a CDS encoding alpha/beta fold hydrolase, with translation MTRENIRTPDGGTIELFSTGAELASAGSGVVVVPASMVTAVDYTRFAQKLSVSLGRPVHTFNRRGRGSSSPQPEDYTLDVDIRDLDAVMKHTSSTDVFGHSFGGAVALHAARTLPVERLAVFDPAVSVNHSVTADWTTEYERATAAGDDDRALAVLLRGLETGSALSRMPLSMLTLANKLAAGTPIGKQMRELMQTGVREIKAIIAADMPAEPFLELPLETLIIVGEKSPAYFGVACAQIHDVLSGSSYTILPGMGHDGVNKAPDKLITELSEFFAG, from the coding sequence ATGACCCGCGAGAACATCAGAACCCCCGACGGCGGAACGATCGAGCTTTTCAGCACGGGCGCGGAGCTGGCCTCGGCGGGTTCCGGCGTCGTCGTCGTGCCGGCCTCGATGGTGACCGCAGTCGACTACACCCGATTCGCGCAGAAGCTCAGCGTTTCGCTGGGCCGGCCGGTCCACACCTTCAACCGTCGGGGCCGCGGCTCCTCCTCGCCCCAGCCGGAGGATTACACCCTGGACGTGGACATCCGCGATCTCGATGCGGTCATGAAGCACACCTCCAGCACGGATGTCTTTGGCCACAGCTTCGGCGGGGCTGTGGCCCTGCACGCTGCCCGCACCCTGCCGGTGGAACGCCTCGCCGTCTTTGACCCGGCCGTGTCCGTCAATCACAGCGTCACGGCGGACTGGACCACCGAATACGAGCGGGCCACGGCGGCCGGTGACGACGACAGGGCTCTCGCCGTCCTGCTCAGGGGGCTCGAGACCGGCAGCGCCCTGTCCCGGATGCCGCTGTCCATGCTGACCCTGGCCAACAAGCTCGCGGCCGGCACCCCGATCGGCAAGCAGATGCGCGAGCTCATGCAGACCGGCGTCCGCGAGATCAAGGCCATCATCGCCGCCGACATGCCGGCCGAACCGTTCCTGGAACTCCCACTTGAGACGCTGATCATCGTGGGCGAGAAGAGCCCCGCGTACTTCGGCGTGGCCTGCGCCCAGATCCACGACGTTCTCTCCGGCTCGAGTTACACAATCCTGCCGGGCATGGGGCACGACGGCGTCAACAAGGCACCGGACAAGCTCATCACCGAACTGAGCGAATTCTTCGCCGGCTAA
- the lysS gene encoding lysine--tRNA ligase, which yields MTSQNTPAPNTAAELHDASEQTRIRMEKRAKLIERGIEAYPVGVERTHSLTEIREKYAHLEADETTGDTVGVTGRIVFIRNTGKLCFATLQEGGADGKAVRLQIMLSLANIGEEALADWKSLVDLGDHVFIKGEVISSRRGELSVMADSWSMASKALRPLPVLHAELNEETRVRQRYVDLIVRDEAREMVYTRAAVTRSIRETLHRQGYVEVETPMLQLVHGGATARPFETHMNAFDQKMTLRIATELYLKRTVVGGIDRVYDMGRVFRNEGVDSTHSPEFTTLESYEAWADQFVMADRIKEIILDAADAAGVGRVLQTEAGEINLDGDWAWLAVYPGLSEAVGQEITPDTAAPELLALAAKHDVKVDANWEAEKLVVELFGEIVEPTLMNPTFVYDYPPSAQPLARQHREDGRLIEAWDLIIGGMERGTAFSELIDPVIQRERLTEQSRRSAAGDAEAMQLDEDFLRALEYGAPPMGGIGLGIDRLVMLFTGAGIRETILFPLLKPEGH from the coding sequence GTGACTTCCCAAAACACCCCCGCCCCGAACACCGCCGCCGAGCTCCACGACGCCAGCGAGCAGACGCGCATCCGGATGGAGAAGCGCGCCAAGCTGATCGAGCGCGGCATCGAGGCGTATCCGGTGGGTGTTGAGCGCACGCATTCACTGACCGAAATCCGCGAAAAGTACGCTCACCTGGAGGCGGACGAAACTACCGGCGACACCGTCGGCGTGACGGGCCGGATTGTCTTCATCCGGAACACCGGCAAGCTCTGCTTCGCCACCCTGCAGGAAGGCGGCGCCGACGGCAAGGCCGTCCGCCTCCAGATCATGCTGAGCCTGGCCAACATCGGCGAGGAGGCGCTCGCGGACTGGAAGTCCCTCGTGGACTTGGGCGATCACGTCTTCATCAAGGGTGAGGTCATCTCCTCACGCCGCGGCGAGCTCTCCGTCATGGCCGATTCCTGGTCCATGGCGTCCAAGGCGCTGCGCCCGCTGCCGGTGCTGCACGCCGAACTGAACGAAGAAACCCGCGTCCGCCAGCGTTACGTGGACCTCATCGTCCGCGACGAGGCCCGCGAAATGGTGTACACCCGCGCCGCCGTCACGCGTTCCATCCGCGAGACCCTGCACCGCCAGGGCTACGTCGAGGTGGAAACCCCGATGCTGCAGCTGGTCCACGGCGGCGCCACGGCCCGCCCGTTCGAGACGCACATGAACGCCTTCGACCAGAAGATGACCCTGCGCATCGCCACCGAGCTTTACCTGAAGCGCACCGTCGTCGGCGGCATCGACCGCGTCTACGACATGGGCCGCGTGTTCCGCAACGAGGGCGTCGACTCCACCCACAGCCCCGAGTTCACCACCCTGGAGAGCTACGAGGCCTGGGCCGACCAGTTCGTCATGGCGGACCGGATCAAGGAAATCATCCTCGACGCCGCCGACGCCGCCGGCGTGGGCCGCGTGCTGCAGACCGAAGCCGGCGAGATCAACCTCGACGGCGACTGGGCCTGGCTTGCCGTGTACCCGGGGCTTTCCGAAGCCGTCGGGCAGGAAATCACCCCCGACACCGCTGCCCCAGAGCTGCTCGCCCTCGCCGCGAAGCACGACGTCAAGGTCGACGCGAACTGGGAGGCCGAAAAGCTCGTGGTGGAGCTCTTCGGCGAGATCGTGGAGCCGACCCTGATGAACCCCACCTTTGTCTACGATTACCCGCCGTCCGCGCAGCCGCTGGCCCGCCAGCACCGCGAAGATGGCCGGCTCATCGAAGCCTGGGACCTGATCATCGGCGGCATGGAGCGCGGCACTGCCTTCTCCGAACTGATTGACCCCGTCATCCAGCGTGAACGGCTCACCGAGCAGTCCCGCCGTTCCGCCGCCGGCGACGCGGAGGCCATGCAGCTGGACGAGGACTTCCTGCGGGCCCTGGAGTACGGTGCGCCGCCGATGGGCGGGATCGGCCTGGGCATCGACCGGCTGGTGATGCTCTTCACCGGCGCCGGCATCCGCGAAACCATCCTGTTCCCGCTGCTGAAGCCGGAAGGACACTGA
- a CDS encoding thymidine kinase: MAKLYFRYGAMNSGKSTGLLQAAFNYEERGQRVLLAKPDVDTKGDSDVVSRLGMTRPVDFVIPAGASVRELFTAHAHGDDPDALLEHVDTQPVACLLVDEAQFLEPAQVDDLFRIAVLDQVPVLAYGIRTDFRTRAFPGSLRLLEIAHTVEELKTICRCGRKAIFNTRRVGNQVVFDGDQVAIDGQDVWYESLCGSCYLEVSGGQLGS; encoded by the coding sequence TTGGCCAAGCTCTACTTCCGCTACGGCGCCATGAACTCCGGCAAGTCAACGGGCCTGCTCCAGGCCGCCTTCAACTATGAGGAACGGGGACAGCGGGTGCTGCTCGCCAAACCCGACGTCGACACCAAGGGCGACTCCGACGTCGTGTCCCGCCTGGGCATGACCCGCCCGGTGGACTTCGTGATCCCCGCCGGCGCTTCGGTCCGGGAGCTGTTCACCGCCCACGCGCACGGGGACGATCCAGATGCCCTGCTGGAGCATGTCGATACCCAGCCGGTGGCGTGCCTGCTCGTGGACGAGGCGCAGTTCCTGGAACCGGCCCAGGTGGACGACCTTTTCCGCATCGCCGTCCTGGACCAGGTCCCCGTGCTCGCCTACGGTATCCGCACCGATTTCCGGACCCGCGCGTTCCCCGGGTCGCTCCGGCTCCTGGAGATCGCACACACTGTCGAGGAACTCAAGACGATTTGCCGCTGCGGCCGCAAGGCCATCTTCAACACCCGCCGGGTCGGCAACCAGGTGGTGTTCGACGGCGACCAGGTCGCCATCGACGGCCAGGACGTCTGGTACGAATCGCTCTGCGGTTCCTGCTACCTCGAGGTCTCCGGCGGGCAGCTGGGCAGCTGA